The Phalacrocorax aristotelis chromosome 2, bGulAri2.1, whole genome shotgun sequence region CTTGTTTTTGGCCCAGAAATCTGTCCACATTTCTACAAGCACCTTCTTTACATATAATGGAATCAAGCTGTTTTATGTAATTGCatgacaaaaaaatcccaaaacaaaattaaggaaaaaagaaaagatatctAAGGAGCAAAATCCCTTGTATATCAGCAGCACAGAAGTTTATCTGTGATGCCAGAAACAGAGATCACTGCTTGCTTTCACTGTAAAAATGTCTTATTATCTTATCCTTATAGATGGCAACAAAttgtcttatttctttttatcaaaTGTACAGAGCTGACCTCTGTAaggttttttaaactgtattaacAGTTGCTGCATATTATCCTATCATCTCAttactttgtttattttattagccTAAATGTATTCATTAGTACTTAATTTGCATGGAAACATTTTGGAATACCTAACTGGACACAAAGTTCAGGAAGAGTGATGATGTGTGAGTTTACAGTCAGCTGCtttgagaagaaacagaaaaataatgcgAAAAGACAGGCAATTATCTTATGAAAACAACTAAGATGCATCGGTCTTATAAAAATAGCTTTGGACAAGCTAGCTCAAAATATGAAATCACAGGACTACTTGTGAGGGACTTTACTTGcctggaaaaaatacaattacGTGTTATTTTAAGATTGGCATGTAATTTCTTTACCCCCAAAGTAACAATATATAAATGTGCAGCAGTTTATCATTTCAATGTCATCATgagaaaaatagctgaaaatatGATACTGCACGGATGTGGGGTTGTACAGACTGTAACCACAGAGATTCAGAATGAAACTGGAAGCATTATAATACAagtggggaagaaggaagaggatgcCTTGTAAAAGTCACTGTAACTATaaccagcaaacaaaaaatctaCAAAAGATCATTGAAAACCACCTATGTAACCATACAAATCCTGGGGAGACTGCTAAAATTTGGTATTGGAAACACACAATTGTCATTAAACAACATGCAGGACAACATCCTCAGCAGCACTAGATGTGGTATAACTCAGGAAAGGGTAGCCCTGAGCCACCCGTCCCTTCTCCAGTCACAGGGCTGCAGCGGGATTATTTCAATGCTGTGGTCTGAGCGCTGAGCTCAGCCACGCCAGCTGCACCTGCTCTGCAAGGACCGCTTCTCTGAGCAACAGCTGGCCAGGAGGGCTGCATTTATCAGCCCTGGCTAAGCATGTCTCTGCAGTATAGGAAGAAGCATCACAGAAAGGATCTGTGGCGAGCAGCAAGATCCCTTGCTCCTGTGATAGAGCAGCCCGGGCATTGAAAGTAGTATAATAGATTGCAGGATGTGTTATTTATTTGTCAAGGTAGGAGCCTCGATTTGAGGAAATATCTGTGAAAATCTTCCACTGAGATCCTTCCACTACCTAGAAAGAAGGAACTTTGTCATCAGGAAACCCCAAACCTAATGTCTGCAGAACCCCAAGGATTTATGAAGAATCAGGACCACTTACACAGCTTCATCACCCTGTATTAGCTCTGGTCCTGATGAATGACTTTGTAGTCAGACTGTCCTCCCAGAATTACATGGAGCTAGAACAGAGAAAGTGCTCTTCTTTATACAGACCTTTCTTTACACTAACCTCTCTTCAAAATCCTTTAAGATGTTTCCTAGCCTGTGAACAGAATCTGGAAAGTATGGGCAGCTCTGTAGAAAAGGCTAACTAACCAGGCTTTCTGTGGAAGGGGAAGATGACGACTGAGGAGCACCCATTTCATGCACAAATGTCATATAGGTAACCTGgccaagagaaaggaaagagcaaaCCACGCAGCTCTGGGTGAAATCCCCTGCTCATACTGCTggttaaaaaacccaaggagGAACACAGACATAAGAAGtaaatacaggagaaaaaaaatcaacaaataaaaaagattcTACCAGCTAACAAGTTAGATGATCTCCAAGGAGAGACCGCACTTGGAGCCAGGCTCATGTCATTTTGGGGAACATAAAGGAATTCATCACACCTTGCCTGGAAGGTCATTGCTTCTCTCCATAAGAACATAGATGCTGAGGACAATGGCCACATGTCtggtatatattttttcttatggaGTTAAGCAGGGATCATTTTGCCCAGTGCATAAGTTCATTCTTGCCAACAGCTTGCATAACAAATCCAGAAAAGAAGAACAGGCATGTTTCTTAAAAGACTGCTGCATTTTACCTATGGAAAAACCTTGGGGAAATGCCTATATAGCTTGGCCAAATGgttaacaggaaaacaaaattaattatgtgAAAGTATTTGAATGATGTAAGCtagaaaaaagggagaggaacaAATGGACATATTATCTGAGATGGCTATATTACATATATGAAAagtcaaacaaaagaaaagataaaccCTAATACCAGAGGAAgtaattggaaaagaaaaaaaaaattaaaagccacaTTTCTCAAGTCATTTAAGCTCCACCACACCAATCACTTTATAAAGCCTTTAAATGGAGAAGCCAAAGCTGGGCAAGGAGACACATTACTTCATCTTGTTGgtcttttacatttttctgtgtctATCACCCAGCCTTACAGCAACCAACAGTCAACCacagatgggaaagaaaaagcctgtgTCACCAGTAAACCATCTGTTTCCTGCACCACAAAAGCACCTTATATCACTTGTGTTAGGTGTCACATTCCCATTCTTCCTCTATGCATGTACTGATCATTCCTTCTTTCACGTCTTCATCTTGGctctaatttttcttctgtgaccttctttcttttaaatagaagCTGAATTAAAAGGGTCTATTGTTCAGCTTAAAATCTCTAAGTGTTGGTCTCTGAATAAGAATAAATACCAAAATGCAAGGCATTGCCCACTTAGTACAGTCTGAaaacatgcatattttaaatgattttttaatataaaaataaaactatctTTCATGAGCAATGGTATAACTTTCAGGAGTCAAAACCACCCTTCTCTCACATTTAATGAGATTCTCCCTGGACTATTTCATACCTTCTCACAGGGCTATCTAGACCTGGATTGCCTCTCTGTTCTTGCTCTCTTCATAGTGCTGAAATTGTCTCCATCACCTTTTGACACCTTAATGCACGTGGTTTCAATTTCACAGTTTCAAATCACTTTCACTTAGTAGCAGTGTGGAAGGAATCCCATCATTGGTTAAAACAAATGTCTTTCCTATTCTTTTTTCTGGGTTGTCATAACCACTCAAACAACTGACTCATCTTCCAGACCACAGAACACAGCCTCAGAACAAAAAGGTCCTCACTGCTGTTTACTTCTTCCTTTTGCCTCTACTGGTACTGTACCTTCCAATAGTGTTCCcactcagcagaaaaaaaagtgtccaTAATGATAACCTTCCTTAGAAGTCCTGTGCTTCCTTCATACAGCCAATTTATAAGAAAACTGAGTTTGCTGTCAAAAAGATCTGTCTTCAGATTTCATACATGGCGTATTTTTTTGGTCTTGCAGCAgctctgtaaattttttttctctgtcacataaaataaattgtaataaATCACTCCCATTGTGATTGCTGGTGTTAGCATGCTGAAGGGAGCAACGCATGTACCATGGTGTTAACCACAGTGAGTACTGTGGTTGATAATGGCAGTGCTTGCAAAGATGAATCACCAGCAGggaaagcagttaaaaaaaaaccaacacgcacacacaaaaaaaaaacaacccaaaaacaaaaccaaaagaaacttACTCCATCAGAAAGAATATCCAGGGAAGAGACAGGAGTGTAACTGGGAATGTATATTTCATAACATACTCTAATTTGAATCTGTTGCTCAGTGTATGGACTTGCCCTCACGAATCATGatctgaaaatactttattgAATAATGGGATACTCAGGTTTTTCAATGACAATTtatggttttgttcatttttctcaCCGCTTCAAATGATGGTCGTACACCTTCCTGTAGAACAGCTTTTCACACATCAGAAGCTCTTATGAATCTTTGCGCAGTTctgtatttcatgttttcttaaCCCTTGCCCCACTAGACTAAATGATTGCCTGGGGAAGGATTCTCTTTATTTGTGCTTTCCTACCATCTACTATTCTGGACCTCCAAACTCTGCAGAGACCCTCATGTGAATGCTTTCATACAAATCATGTCCATCACCCCTGACAGCAAAGGCAAGAAACACACCACCGCAACACATGGGACAGAACAAAACATAACAGTGCTCCAAGACAGGACTAATTCCCTTGAACTGCTTCCCACCCtgtgtgaaggaaaaaagggtgAGTCTTAGTCTTTTCTTCTAGCTAGGGAGAGGTTGAAACACTCAAGCTAGCTGCTATGCTGTCAAGTATTGCATAGGGAGAGAGGGAGACTTTGCCAATGGACTGGCTGGCTCACTGTGCTTTAAGAGCTTTAATTGTTAAAAAGCTCTTCCCTTCAGAATGACTCCAGGTGAACAGCACACAGTGCTGGTAGCAGCATGCGACCCTCCTGTTTCAGTATTCTACTCGAATATAAGACGGGCCTGGCAAAGAAAGGACAAGCACAATGGTTTTTGAGAAAGAGGTCACCTTCTTTCCAACTTCTTACGGGTCAAGGCTCAAACAACTGGAAGGTCAGTCCATAATCATTCTTGCAATCAGCCAGCCAGCTGGAAAACATTACTGTTCTTCATAAGCAAAGGGCTCAGTTACTACAGTGGTCCTTTTGCTACTTCCTTCATTTTCACATCTTCTATAAAGAGTAAGTTATGAACTATATTAACTAGacaaaagttctttttttttcccctaagccACAGTGAAACAATCCAACCAATACCTGCCACTCACATCTTGTCCCAGTAGCAAAGAGCAACTCCAACCCTTGCCTCATTTGGGAAATGGTAGATAGGAAGAGatagaaatcaaaataaacacTATAACCTGATATTTAAAGCTGTTAAGTTTTCTTAAGAACACCCAATGTAAGAATATCTGGAGTACCTTAAATTTCAAAAGGATGTTAGGGTATTCTGAGAGGGGAAAACACGTTCACATTTTAGAACACTGTGCGCGTCTGAGAGTTAAACAAGTCAGAACTACCTACAAATGAACAATACAGGTTTCCCCTTGGTGGATCTACCACAGTTTCCCTAAACACTAAGAGTCAAAGTGTGTTACTTTCAGCCAGGCACCTATCCTGTCACTGTACATTCACATTTAAAAACCCTCTTTCCAGTGCGCATTACTCATGAATGTGTTCAATCAGACTGACTCTCTCCCCCTTTATGTTCTATGGCGAATTAGGAAAGGGTCTGTTAAAGGATGATACAGGCCATTCTTTTGTAATGGTCTGCAGTTTTCTCTCccaatacattttcttcttatttagCACTTCCATTTTTATCCTGTGTTCCTCTTCAGCCATCTCACATTCTCTTtctatttgctgtatttttgccACATGAACTTCATTCATTTGGATTAACTGCAGTTGCAAAATTGACATTTGCTGATGATGTTCTTCCTCATGCATCTTTTTCAGAGCACTTTCCTGAGATGCTTTACTTCTGTAGTTCTTATCTGCTGCTATTCTGACATCAGAACACGAAGGCTCAGGTTGGGAGGTACCTTCACACACTGGGAAATGTACCAGCTCTTTCTCTTCATCACAAAGTTCTCTATTTGAGACAACAAATGACTCTgcaaaagataagaaaaagtATTATAGTattccctgcttttccctcaAGAAACACAAACTTGTGTTAACATAGGTTATTGGTATACTGGTGCATGCATCTAAACCTTGTGCTTCTGTACCGTAGTACAGGAGCCACTACATAATTCATTTCTGTAACAATACTAAAGGCATAATGGTCTGAACTGAACCACTCTGAGCTCTGTTGATAGACCTCCATGGCTATAATGGGAGCTTAGAATACTACAGTGAATGCAGACATTTATACGTGGACACCTATATTTAGGTGGCTGAGCCTGGAGCTGAACCTTAATGGAGCTGTTTAAGCCAAACTCATACGTGACttgcaatattttaatgaaatatctGAGTGTAGGGTGAAGAGCTGTATCAACATAAGTACCAGGAGATTGAGGGAATACTAGAAAGAATACTACTTATTCCTTCCTTATCACTACTGTACATGTAAATGCAGTGGTGTATATTTTTAGGAGAAAATTACATTGTCGTAACTTTGAGAAGGTTCTACCAATTCTTCTGAAATGACATAAACCACTCATAGAATAAAATAGTTTCCACTGCAAATAAGGGTCTCAAAATACATTCCTTTGCAAATCTTGATGACTGCTTATGGTAAATACAATTATGAAAGATACATTGTAAGGTTATCTAACAGTGTATTTACTGTTGTCTTTTGAGCAAGGAACATCATCTGTGTGTGATCCTGACATAATAAAGTTTGCAAGAAACCGCTGTAGCCGCTCTCCTTTCTGGTTTTGCGTTATTCCTTCTGTGTATGCTTGCCAACCAAAGAAGAATGTAGTGCTGAACTTTTCCAGAAAGGCCATTCTCCAATGTGGACTGCAGTGTGAAATATAGCTCTATGTACTCTTTTTAGTCCTtgaaaacaaaggaggaaaGACCTGCAGGGAATTCTTGCAGCAGACAATTGTGTATCAATTTGCTgatggtggcttttttttttttttttttcaaatgctcgACAACCTTTTCCCAGTAAAACGATACTTTACAAAGGATCAAAATATCCTTGGGACTCTTCTTTGGAAAGCCAGCATGATAGCTACTGTGATGCTTGGCACAAAGTAGCAgatatgatgaaaaaaaattgagtaaaGCTTCTGTTTAACTCCTGGGGGTCTAGGGAAATACACGGAGTCTTGTAATATCATAGCttggaaattacttttctatAACCACCAGTCACAGCTAAGTGGAGGAATTTAGACTGCTGAAAGAGAATCACTGGCAAAATCACATGCAAAACAATATTACTTGCATCATTACAATAACATTTATACCTTGACTAGAAGCATCAGGCTGATATTCAGAATCTTCTTCTGGTGGGCTCTGCAAAAAGTACATTTGCTCAGGCATTATGCTGGCAATCTTCTCTTTCCCTATGATGTGAGTATTTATAAGTGGACTAATACTTCTTTTTACCTTCTCCCGCCTTTCATGTGCCATTATCTTTTTTGTCCGTGCCTTGATATTTTCCCAGCATTTCTTTAACTGTTTGAAGTCTCGCAGTGATACACTGGGCTGTGAATTATATTCATGAGCTAGTGCTTGCCAGGTACGTTGTTTCAGAGCAATTGTTCTTGCATCACTTTTTTTACATTCAAGcacatatttgtatttttcaactAATGCAAGCAGCACACTCTTCTCCACTTCTGAGAAGTATTTAGCAGGCTTTATTATTTCGTTTTGCATTTTCTACTGTTTCTCCAAGAAGCCAAAAATcctatgaaaacaatgttggaagcaaaaaaacaaacacaaattagAACTGGTTACAGTATCAGGAAACTGTTTCAGCAAATAACTCCTAAGCATAGCTTCTGATTCTAACACACTTCATTTTCTAGAATAGTTTGTAAGTAGTTCTAGAGTACATAATGAAACATTCAGGTAAGATATAGTATAATTATATGCTGTTTTCTATTGCCACTTTATCAGCTACGCAGTTACGGAAGTATACCACGATGAGGAGAAGCTTCTTGTCTTTGTTCCAATTTGTCTTCATACAAAATACCTAGTATTCAATTTACTTagtaacttctttttaataacttgTTTTCCTATTCATTGCACTTTGTCACACCCAGAGAGTTTTCAAAGCCCTGAACTACGGAGCAAGTTCTGAAACCCAGCCCTTGACAGCTTCAGGTTTAAGTCTAAAGCCACCTTCAGTGGGTTTGGGTTTCCTTTGGTACAAAAGACCCCCTTCTGCCCTGGCTGACTGTGTAGAACTAATTTCTCCCCCTCTACAATTTTTGAAAGTTGTAAGAGAAATGATAGTAAGaagttctctttttaaagactCCTGTTCGTTTGGCTCTCCTCCATGCTCAGCCCTCCTTGACAGACATCCAACAGGCAGCAGGATCCTGACCCGTATTACAATACTGAGGAGAGGCAAGGGTTGCAAGAAGACATGAATTAATTATAGAAGCTAACAGCTCTGGAGTTACAGGTCCTTCGCCCTTTACTGCTGACTCTGCGCGTGTGTGTGACAGTCTTCCTTATGCGGCTCTGCTGGTCACTCTCAGGAGTGAACAATCAGGCTAAAAAAGAGGTTTGGCCTCACTCAGTACAGCCACGGGTATATACTTACAGCATGTTAATGACTGCCTCTCTTCTCAAGCCTAGATCTTGTGCAGTCAATAGTAAAAGAGTAGATGATACC contains the following coding sequences:
- the MSANTD3 gene encoding myb/SANT-like DNA-binding domain-containing protein 3 isoform X2, whose protein sequence is MQNEIIKPAKYFSEVEKSVLLALVEKYKYVLECKKSDARTIALKQRTWQALAHEYNSQPSVSLRDFKQLKKCWENIKARTKKIMAHERREKSPPEEDSEYQPDASSQESFVVSNRELCDEEKELVHFPVCEGTSQPEPSCSDVRIAADKNYRSKASQESALKKMHEEEHHQQMSILQLQLIQMNEVHVAKIQQIERECEMAEEEHRIKMEVLNKKKMYWERKLQTITKEWPVSSFNRPFPNSP
- the MSANTD3 gene encoding myb/SANT-like DNA-binding domain-containing protein 3 isoform X1, with the translated sequence MQNEIIKPAKYFSEVEKSVLLALVEKYKYVLECKKSDARTIALKQRTWQALAHEYNSQPSVSLRDFKQLKKCWENIKARTKKIMAHERREKVKRSISPLINTHIIGKEKIASIMPEQMYFLQSPPEEDSEYQPDASSQESFVVSNRELCDEEKELVHFPVCEGTSQPEPSCSDVRIAADKNYRSKASQESALKKMHEEEHHQQMSILQLQLIQMNEVHVAKIQQIERECEMAEEEHRIKMEVLNKKKMYWERKLQTITKEWPVSSFNRPFPNSP